The window tctatatctataatctataatctataatctatctatctataataTCTTATAAATTTGTAAAATAGTGATGTCATTTTTGATAATGTGATAAATTTTCATGATAAGTTATGCCTTTTGCTTATCTCATATATCTtaaattataaatttttataataattcaTAATTCAAATTGTAGAATGATGTGTTTAATTAAAAAATTCGAGCATGTATTGCCATATTGGTTTTGTGCATTTAGCTACGGGCCAGCAGACATATTATTACTTCGAAAGCATGCTTCATTTGAATCTCTACAAAATTAAATAGGAACAACTTCCCATACTACCTTTCAAATTCAATTAATTTTCTTCCGAATCTTCTTTTATACTCATCCCACCTTTTCTATTTCCTACTCTCTTTTCTTTTATTTCCATATAGTAAGGTACATTATAAATTGGTTGATAGCATGTATCCACTTCTATATTCAAGCGTAGTTGCATTCCTGTTCAATATACAAATTCaaatattaattaaaacccgttTAATTTGTAAACGAGTTTATGCTAGGAGATATGTTGCATTAACATATTTCAGAAAGCTTAAGGTGTTTTTTTGAACACAAACTGCTCGTGTATATTTATGTTTATGAAACTTACTCATTATTATGCAGTGTTCTTCCATGAACAAAGCCTGACATGGTTGTCATGCGTTCTTGAGTTTTAGGACATGTGTGTAATATTGTATATATAGCGCCTAACGTTGTCCGTGAGTTGCGCTTAACCTAGAACACGTATCAGCTTACACTCATGAGTTACATCATTATGGCTTCGTAGTTAGTCTCACAAGTTATGTTAGCGAGTTTGGTTTTCAAATAAGCTCATGTCTTTGTTGTCGTCATGATGATATGTAAAAAAAATTTCTTTACGACCTTTTTTAGTGTAGCTTATTGCAGTGGGGGCTTCTATTGGCTTGCCGAGTTTTTGAAACTTGAGATGGATAGGGAGTACCAATGAAATGGTTAGGTTAGGAAGGTTTACCACTTAAACTCTTAAAATGGGTTAATTCTGATGTTTTGCCCAAAGTTTTTTTATCTACATAAATCACTTTGAATAGCTAACGGGTAAAAACACTAGAGTTTTACACATGTTAAGGAGAGCGTTTTAAGAGGATTTATTGCCCCTCAGTTTTGTACAGGTTAAAGATGGTTTCTTGGTCTTTTTTgcaattttttacatatgtatgctaggtgtttgatgaaatgtcaaaaTGAGTAGTGGGAATTTATTTAATTTTGGGCTATAATGCAGATGTAACAACTATGCCATGTTTTCATTTTCTAGATGTAAATGTTGTGAATCTCTATGTTTTACTACATACAACATGTAGTGAATCTCTACGGAATTTATTTGAAgggagcgttttatactctttCCGTATAATAACCGTTGTACTTCTAAAATGTCATTATTTTATTTATGCTTTCTTTTTGTTCTAATCTCATATCTCTTTTTTTTGGGTTAATTTGTTTGCAGTTCTGATTTTTGGCCAGTTGAAATGAAAATAGTTGTTATGTTTTGTATGTGTTGCTTCTTAAGCATGTACATTAGTATACTATAGTATGTTGACGGTGTCACTAAAAATGGGATTTTAATGTGAATTGTAATACAAACCGAGTTCAATTAGATGCATACTACCTATCGGTTGTTGACATTTAGTTGGTAATCACTTCTTTAACATTCCTAGAAGATGTTTCTTTATAGATTTAGCTGttaaaaagttttataagtttattCACGTAGCTCATTTGCTATTTTGTTGTTTGAGGCATGCGTTTGGTAATATTCATCACCAGTTTTTCATATCTATTTAGTGTCCAATGTATGTTTTTGTATCTATTTGGTTTTGGAATTGATACTTGACGCTGATGCTGGGAAGCAAATGAACGAAGAGTatgatgtttttttttttctttctttttcagaAAGCTAAATTTTATAAAAGGCCCGCAAGGTTTGCGAGCAACCAAGACCATTACAAGACACTCCATACAAAATCAAGAGAGACACAGCAATCTTGAAACAACAAAACCATCCATGAATAACAaccacaaaaaaaataaaaaattagacAATGATGTTAGTTATGTTATTATTCCTTCTTTATGTAACCTTAAAATTTGTAATTGCATAATTTCATGAAATTTGAGTAAAATCTAAATATGGTATAGTATGTGAGAACTTTGCTCAATATACGCAATCTGTTTTCCTCACGTTGAgtcattttatatataattttaattaaacCCGTGAATTTACGGGTTTTTAAATTGcatcattatatatatacttttaaacaacccgtgaattcacgggtctttAAACTAGTTAGTATCTCATATAACTGGCAAAAGTATCCATATTTGTATTATACAACTTAAAACTTTAACGAAAGACTCCCCCAACTAGTGGGGAATCCAAGAACTTTTTTCAACCGGTAAAAAATTCTAAAAaattggaagaaaaaaaaaatacaagaaaACGGGAGCAAAATTTCAACTTTTAAAAAGTAAATACATTAAACGTCAAACTTTAACAAATAAATGCACCGGGGGAAAAATTGAGTCGTCTGGGGCAACCGACCCTGGTTAACCATTCCATGATCAGCCAATGCCACCAACGCTCCTATACAACAAAttcatggcaattgaatatatatattgaaTCATTGAATCAACTTCACCAATTGTGACCATTCAATTAAGATGCAATCAAACGCATCATAACTATTTTAAGGGCCGCACTTGTTGACCAAAGGATGTAAAATTCATCTGTTTACAAAACTCATATAGTCTCTCTCtctcactcacacacacacacacacacacaaacatttGAACTCAATGCAGATGGAGAATAGAAAGGCAAGATGGACCAAGCAATGATATCAACAACACACAATCAAGACATAAATCAAGGGCAGACCCATCTGCCTCCTTTGTTGTATTATCAGTTTTTAACAGATGGACGGTAGGAGACACACTATTCATTATTCAATCCCCCCCACTTGCTATATTTTTCTTCTTTCAATACATCTTTTTAACATGTATTGAAATTTAAATGACACTGAAGCTTTTGAAACAGAGAGAGGGGAAAAAATAGTAAGTAAAACCCTATTCAATTTTTACTCTATATTACCAGTAGAAGATTAGTTCAATTTTTAGTCTATAATGGTGGTTTAGTGTTTTTTTTAAGTTAAACCTAatggaaagtagagagagaaactcCTTCAATTATAATAATCCACCTCAATCTAATCAAGATTCGTCTCCTAGATTGAGCAATGTACCTTTAATTGCTTCACCAACTTCAAACACCAGAATAATTAATACCCCAAATCATCAGCAACAACAGGTTATAAACCACTATCATGGATTCAAGTTGCAACAACAAAATATGGAACCACAAAGACCTTCAAGGTATCCAAACCCGGATCCAGATCCAGCTACACCAACCTCTCAAGCACCATCACGGCCACCAGAAACCGCTAGGGCTGCGACAGCAGTGGTGGTTCGGTATACTAAATGCTTAAAAAACCATGCTGCTAACATGGGTGCCCATGTTCTTGATGGGTGTGGTGAATTTATGCCTAATGGAGAAGATGACACCCCGGAAGCACTAAAATGTGCCGCCTGCGAATGCCACCGCAGTTTTCATCGTCGAGAGGTGGAGGGCGGCGAATCACAATCAGGTTATCACACACAGCATACTGAACCACCGCCTCGTGTGGTGGCAGTACCACTACCTTCAGCTCCAGCACCATCATCACAGCAGCAGCAAAACTTTAGGTATCATCAACCAATGCCACCTATGATGATGGCATTTGGTGGTGCAAATGGGGCACCGGCTGAATCTTCAAGTGAAGATCTTAACGTGTTTCGGACATACGACGGAGTGCGATTAATGGCACCAACATCGAAGAAAAGGTTTCGGACTAAATTTACACAAGAGCAGAAGGACAAGATGCAAGATTTTGCGGACAGAATTGGATGGAAGATACAGAAGCAAGATGAACAACAGATTTTACAATTCTGCAAGGAAGTAGGTTTGAAGAAACAAGTGTTCAAAGTGTGGATGCACAACAACAAACAAGGTACTAAGAAGAAAGAACCGTAAGATCGATAGAACTTAATCACTTATGAAAGATTGAATTTTAGCTAGAACCCTTATTTTCACAAGGGTTCAATTTTTTGATCTTAACTTCGATGCATATAGATATATGTAAACATATTAAACTTCCCATCACTTGCTAATCCAAATTTCGATTATGATTATCAAGTTAAGTTTTGGTAGCAATCATATTGCCTGAGTGGCCACTGAATTGTCAATTGTTCAAaaggggagtgtgactagaggtgcccataatgcgcaattcacccggtaccaggtctcgtttgaggggcttgattacccgaaatTTTACGTTGTATGAAGAGGGTTTCTTCGCTTACTTAAAAAAAACCCGGTCGGTAAAAACTAGTAACTATATGACTTGGTCAATCACCTTAAAT of the Rutidosis leptorrhynchoides isolate AG116_Rl617_1_P2 chromosome 5, CSIRO_AGI_Rlap_v1, whole genome shotgun sequence genome contains:
- the LOC139847501 gene encoding zinc-finger homeodomain protein 2-like, with amino-acid sequence MESRERNSFNYNNPPQSNQDSSPRLSNVPLIASPTSNTRIINTPNHQQQQVINHYHGFKLQQQNMEPQRPSRYPNPDPDPATPTSQAPSRPPETARAATAVVVRYTKCLKNHAANMGAHVLDGCGEFMPNGEDDTPEALKCAACECHRSFHRREVEGGESQSGYHTQHTEPPPRVVAVPLPSAPAPSSQQQQNFRYHQPMPPMMMAFGGANGAPAESSSEDLNVFRTYDGVRLMAPTSKKRFRTKFTQEQKDKMQDFADRIGWKIQKQDEQQILQFCKEVGLKKQVFKVWMHNNKQGTKKKEP